A window of Pelagicoccus enzymogenes contains these coding sequences:
- a CDS encoding lipoyl protein ligase domain-containing protein, giving the protein MAHSLHIIPDITGSAAQHMAFDALLLQRYEPKDAIRLRHYEWNRTAYTFGLSQHYSYITSEVPDLSAEIVRRPTGGGLVDHTNDWTYTLVIPSTHPFSKGQPVDSYRAVHQCIIDAMEKQDLGCELNLSAPDKITPSVCFNKAELYDVILKDLPSKLAGAAQKRTKNGYMLQGSIWKPLASKVKWDQFYNDFSMGLATLLDAEIEYVSSPSWRPEEELALTDQFDSEEWNQRR; this is encoded by the coding sequence ATGGCGCACTCTCTTCACATCATCCCCGACATCACCGGTTCCGCAGCTCAGCACATGGCCTTCGACGCTCTCCTCCTGCAGCGCTACGAACCCAAGGACGCCATCCGCCTGCGCCACTACGAGTGGAACCGCACCGCCTACACTTTCGGCCTCAGCCAACACTACTCCTACATCACTTCCGAAGTGCCCGACCTCAGCGCCGAGATCGTGCGACGCCCCACCGGAGGCGGCCTCGTGGACCACACCAACGACTGGACCTATACGCTCGTCATCCCCAGCACCCACCCCTTCTCCAAAGGCCAGCCCGTCGATTCCTACCGCGCCGTGCACCAATGCATCATCGACGCCATGGAGAAACAGGACCTCGGCTGCGAACTCAACCTAAGCGCCCCCGACAAGATCACTCCCAGCGTTTGCTTCAACAAAGCCGAGCTCTACGACGTCATTCTCAAAGACCTTCCCAGCAAGCTCGCAGGAGCTGCCCAAAAACGCACCAAGAACGGCTACATGCTGCAGGGCTCTATCTGGAAACCGCTCGCCAGCAAAGTGAAATGGGACCAATTCTACAACGATTTCTCCATGGGACTCGCCACCCTTCTGGATGCCGAAATCGAATACGTCAGCTCCCCCTCCTGGCGTCCCGAAGAGGAACTCGCCCTCACAGACCAGTTCGACTCCGAAGAGTGGAACCAGCGACGCTAA
- a CDS encoding SDR family oxidoreductase, whose protein sequence is MKILLTGASGLLGSAFAQAAKRRGHHVVGITGRYDGPLPGPAERKQLDLADLNALEAFALEQFPDAIVNCAAISEPGDCEKDPAASRLLNVALPEKLALLARHLFATLIHISSEQVFDGTAARYYRDSPPSPPNEYARQKLESEHRVNELAAEFATTLRLPLLMGNSLAGTRSLHERLLLSWSKGQATPLFTDEYRQPCLVDNAAAVMLELCERSDLKGVYHWAGEKCISRYEMGQRIAQHFGLPAEQLVQAAQRGDDPRFAHRQARLDLDITPLASKLKTQAQAFADQLDALIVPKPVRSWYHSQ, encoded by the coding sequence ATGAAAATCCTCCTCACCGGTGCCTCGGGACTCCTCGGATCCGCCTTCGCCCAAGCCGCTAAACGACGCGGTCACCATGTAGTTGGAATAACAGGACGCTACGACGGCCCCCTCCCCGGCCCCGCCGAACGCAAGCAGCTCGATCTCGCCGACCTCAACGCCCTCGAAGCCTTCGCGCTCGAGCAATTCCCAGACGCCATCGTCAATTGCGCCGCCATCTCCGAACCCGGCGACTGCGAGAAAGACCCCGCCGCCAGCCGACTCCTAAACGTCGCCCTCCCGGAAAAACTCGCCCTCCTCGCCCGTCACCTCTTCGCCACCCTCATCCACATTTCCTCCGAACAAGTCTTCGACGGAACCGCCGCGCGTTACTACCGCGACTCCCCACCGTCTCCACCAAACGAATACGCACGCCAAAAGCTCGAATCCGAGCACCGCGTCAACGAGCTCGCCGCCGAATTCGCCACCACCCTGAGACTGCCCCTCCTCATGGGCAACAGCCTAGCCGGCACCCGCAGTCTGCACGAACGCCTCCTGCTTAGCTGGTCGAAAGGCCAAGCCACCCCCCTCTTCACCGACGAATACCGCCAACCCTGCCTCGTCGACAACGCCGCCGCCGTCATGCTCGAGCTCTGCGAGCGCTCGGACCTCAAGGGCGTCTACCACTGGGCCGGAGAAAAATGCATCTCCCGCTACGAAATGGGCCAACGCATCGCCCAGCACTTCGGCTTGCCCGCCGAGCAACTCGTGCAAGCCGCCCAGCGGGGCGACGATCCCCGTTTCGCCCACCGGCAAGCCCGCCTCGACCTCGACATCACCCCCCTCGCCAGCAAGCTCAAGACCCAAGCTCAAGCCTTCGCCGACCAGCTCGACGCCCTGATCGTCCCCAAACCCGTCCGCTCCTGGTACCACAGCCAATAA